A genomic region of Cetobacterium ceti contains the following coding sequences:
- a CDS encoding DUF2776 family protein → MNYYFSILYRIIPLGMALVSFFAGYLVLKAGHNNDGYLSGPILISLGVICLALFSTAATIIRQIIKKYNKFYEVFLPLFGYVAALICCYFGYKFIHFYDYPYHFVTGHVILGVGFISICVSTVGLSSVKFSLIPGNSASSGNQCPSGAYGKGVRNILILIPVICACVLWIIGFILLSDYKVPENFVAGFVSLGLGAICTSLIGLVVSIAKQVRNEYTNLDKKIWPSLVLIMGTFNVILGILILIMNKHSYAIAPGYVLIGLGMICYSISSKILLLAFVWKRESKLAGKVTLIPIFTALFCLILSSFLVIIYYPTNIMYIPDRILIGLGTICFSLFSIVSILESATSK, encoded by the coding sequence ATGAATTATTATTTTAGTATTTTATATAGAATTATTCCCTTGGGAATGGCTTTAGTTTCATTTTTTGCAGGATATTTAGTTTTAAAGGCTGGTCATAATAATGATGGGTATTTATCAGGACCTATTTTAATATCCTTAGGAGTTATATGCTTAGCTTTATTTTCAACTGCAGCAACTATAATTCGTCAAATTATAAAAAAATATAATAAATTTTATGAGGTTTTCCTACCACTTTTTGGATATGTAGCAGCACTTATCTGTTGTTATTTTGGATATAAATTTATACATTTTTATGATTATCCATATCACTTTGTAACAGGTCATGTAATTTTAGGTGTTGGATTTATTAGTATTTGTGTTAGTACTGTGGGCCTTTCCTCTGTTAAATTTTCTTTAATACCAGGAAATTCAGCTTCATCTGGAAATCAATGTCCTAGTGGTGCCTATGGAAAAGGAGTAAGAAATATTTTAATTTTAATTCCTGTAATATGTGCCTGTGTTTTATGGATTATTGGATTTATACTTCTTAGTGATTACAAGGTTCCTGAAAATTTTGTGGCAGGGTTTGTATCTTTAGGTTTAGGTGCAATTTGTACTTCTTTAATAGGTCTTGTGGTAAGTATAGCTAAACAGGTTAGAAATGAGTATACTAATTTAGATAAGAAAATTTGGCCATCTTTAGTTTTAATCATGGGAACATTTAATGTAATTTTAGGAATATTAATTTTAATTATGAATAAACATTCCTATGCAATAGCTCCTGGTTATGTCTTGATAGGATTAGGGATGATATGTTATAGTATTTCTAGTAAAATCTTGTTGTTAGCTTTTGTTTGGAAAAGAGAGAGTAAATTAGCTGGAAAGGTAACTTTAATTCCTATTTTCACAGCATTATTTTGCTTAATTTTAAGTTCATTTTTAGTTATAATTTATTATCCTACAAATATTATGTATATTCCAGATAGAATACTTATAGGTTTAGGGACAATTTGTTTCTCTTTATTTTCTATAGTTAGTATTTTAGAAAGTGCTACAAGTAAATAA
- a CDS encoding DUF4402 domain-containing protein, which produces MKFKFKKFRNIFFICIFHLIIGIVTLASDDETNKEVKIDMKGYYLGNLNITSSGPIDFGNLAKYKPGTYKSTKITIKDTFLVNNLLETSLKVSIPDSAILTNGVTKLKVIPSFSSNIFEEIFRTNLTVNKNTVEFPIYAKINDLSRLTPGLYNGSFIVTAEYDL; this is translated from the coding sequence ATGAAATTTAAATTTAAAAAATTTAGAAATATATTTTTTATATGTATTTTTCATTTGATTATTGGAATTGTAACTTTAGCCAGTGATGATGAAACTAATAAAGAGGTTAAAATAGATATGAAAGGTTATTATTTAGGAAATCTAAATATAACTTCTAGTGGACCAATTGATTTTGGTAATTTGGCAAAATATAAGCCAGGAACTTATAAAAGTACAAAAATAACTATAAAAGATACATTTTTAGTTAATAATTTATTAGAAACTTCCTTAAAAGTTTCAATTCCAGATTCTGCCATTTTAACCAATGGAGTAACAAAGTTAAAAGTAATTCCTAGTTTTTCTAGTAATATATTTGAAGAAATTTTCCGTACTAATTTAACTGTAAATAAAAATACAGTGGAATTTCCAATATATGCAAAAATAAATGATCTTTCAAGATTAACTCCAGGGCTATATAATGGTTCTTTTATTGTAACAGCAGAATATGATTTGTAA